A genome region from Anaerobacillus alkaliphilus includes the following:
- a CDS encoding CsxC family protein: protein MSDSNYESYKPMKGKNALSPKVGNRGVKPEAISRATVKVPVVLAETVVQLDLNPKIDFPEPVLEIKNIKKNLKITQCRLLLPTNKLFIAGFVRKNIQYATPTHGSKDAVVSNIRSLTIDVPFKAVTEIDYIRKPKFEFGPESREFTFFTKSDLPDGFSSKEHLLSADLSQYDQYSGEEYNQLPYCEILSSRFIQYDESLDRKMGRVYDENHECIDAPFEEGTFTKIEEKMVVEVKIKVLQEQQVNIGSRDRKC, encoded by the coding sequence ATGTCTGATAGTAATTATGAAAGTTACAAACCTATGAAAGGGAAAAACGCTTTATCGCCGAAGGTTGGAAATCGAGGAGTGAAGCCTGAGGCAATCTCAAGAGCAACAGTAAAGGTTCCGGTCGTTCTAGCTGAGACAGTAGTACAACTAGATTTAAATCCAAAAATTGATTTTCCAGAACCAGTACTAGAGATTAAGAACATTAAGAAAAATTTAAAAATCACTCAATGTCGTCTTTTACTTCCAACTAACAAACTATTTATTGCAGGTTTTGTTCGAAAGAATATTCAATATGCTACACCAACACATGGATCCAAGGATGCAGTTGTTTCAAATATCCGTTCCTTAACAATCGATGTTCCATTTAAGGCCGTAACAGAAATAGATTATATTCGAAAGCCTAAGTTTGAATTTGGTCCAGAAAGCCGTGAATTTACGTTCTTTACGAAGTCAGATTTACCGGATGGCTTTTCTTCGAAAGAACACTTGTTATCTGCTGACTTATCACAATATGATCAGTATAGTGGGGAAGAGTACAATCAATTGCCATACTGTGAAATCCTTTCAAGTCGCTTCATTCAATATGATGAGTCATTAGATCGTAAAATGGGTCGAGTATATGATGAAAATCACGAGTGTATTGACGCACCTTTTGAAGAGGGAACATTTACGAAAATAGAAGAAAAAATGGTTGTAGAAGTTAAAATTAAGGTTTTACAAGAGCAACAAGTAAATATCGGATCCAGAGACCGTAAGTGCTAA
- a CDS encoding alpha/beta hydrolase family protein encodes MMKRKDENIKLSGKVTIGATISFPETTEDQAPAVLFIAGTGPGDRDGNVGKFKLNIYKMIAEELTKAGVITIRYDKRGVGETEGDLNKSGMWDLVDDAQTALEYLRSHPNVDKEHIYVLGHSEGTMLATALNERTQVAGLILLCGAADTLENATKYQRELMYEEFNLEKGFKGWLLKKLNVVEKSEKNAQKIFNRMVETDKDMIRIQLIAKMPAKWFREHHNFDLFGVLKNTTCPVLAINGTKDVQTRLENVYEVPKLVKGPSEVHAIEGMNHILREQKETVSIQKIKGFYKSQSNEPLHPELMLTITNWLKKVYNKESANWRLINDHVKSGCNITSS; translated from the coding sequence ATGATGAAGAGAAAAGATGAAAATATTAAACTTAGCGGGAAAGTTACGATAGGAGCAACAATTTCATTTCCAGAAACAACCGAAGATCAAGCTCCTGCCGTGTTATTTATTGCGGGAACAGGCCCTGGTGACCGAGATGGAAATGTTGGTAAATTTAAATTAAACATCTATAAAATGATAGCCGAAGAATTAACGAAAGCTGGTGTCATTACTATTCGCTATGATAAACGAGGGGTTGGCGAGACTGAAGGGGATTTGAATAAATCGGGGATGTGGGACTTGGTTGATGATGCCCAAACTGCACTGGAGTACTTACGCAGTCACCCAAATGTAGATAAAGAACATATTTATGTATTAGGTCACAGTGAGGGAACCATGTTAGCAACGGCCTTGAATGAGAGAACTCAAGTTGCAGGCTTAATCCTACTATGCGGAGCAGCTGATACGCTTGAGAACGCAACGAAATACCAGAGAGAATTGATGTACGAGGAATTTAACCTGGAAAAAGGGTTTAAAGGATGGTTACTAAAAAAGCTAAATGTAGTTGAGAAATCTGAGAAGAATGCTCAAAAGATCTTTAATCGAATGGTAGAAACCGATAAAGACATGATCCGTATTCAGTTGATTGCGAAAATGCCGGCTAAATGGTTTCGTGAGCACCATAACTTCGATTTGTTTGGTGTGTTAAAAAACACTACTTGTCCTGTACTAGCGATTAATGGTACGAAAGACGTTCAAACTAGATTAGAAAATGTTTATGAGGTGCCTAAGCTTGTGAAAGGGCCGTCTGAAGTCCATGCGATTGAAGGTATGAATCATATCTTGCGAGAGCAAAAGGAAACGGTCTCTATCCAAAAAATAAAAGGTTTTTACAAATCACAAAGCAATGAACCCCTTCACCCTGAACTTATGCTAACCATTACGAATTGGTTAAAAAAAGTGTACAATAAGGAGAGTGCTAATTGGAGGTTGATAAATGACCATGTCAAAAGCGGATGTAATATTACATCCAGTTAG
- a CDS encoding helix-turn-helix domain-containing protein has translation MTMSKADVILHPVRMKIIQSLIKRPLIVQELMEWLPEVPQATLYRQLKILTESKVIYVKEERKVRGTVERTYALNNEVAHVSAEEANKLTKDDHMKYFITYFANLLQGVEEYLEGDDIDMAQDGFGYRKVDLFLNAEEFQEFREDLVNVFKKHVGNEPNGERRKRSLATIFIPEKK, from the coding sequence ATGACCATGTCAAAAGCGGATGTAATATTACATCCAGTTAGAATGAAGATTATCCAGTCATTAATTAAAAGACCCTTAATCGTCCAAGAGCTAATGGAATGGCTTCCAGAAGTTCCGCAGGCGACCTTATATCGGCAGTTAAAAATCCTAACAGAAAGTAAAGTAATTTACGTCAAAGAGGAACGAAAAGTAAGAGGGACTGTAGAGAGAACCTACGCATTGAACAATGAGGTAGCACATGTTTCGGCCGAAGAGGCAAACAAGCTTACTAAGGATGACCATATGAAATACTTTATCACTTATTTTGCAAACCTTTTGCAAGGAGTGGAAGAGTATTTAGAAGGTGACGATATCGATATGGCTCAGGATGGGTTTGGTTATCGGAAAGTTGATTTGTTTCTAAATGCAGAAGAATTTCAAGAGTTTCGAGAAGATCTCGTGAATGTATTTAAAAAACATGTAGGAAACGAACCGAATGGGGAACGCCGCAAGAGATCGTTAGCGACAATTTTTATACCAGAAAAGAAGTAA
- a CDS encoding M20 family metallopeptidase — protein MKEQINLEIEQLRETFYKISQFIGENPELGHEEFKAAKILSEELVNHGFQVNMGTSNLPTAFDALYDSGLPGPSIGFMAEYDALPEIGHACGHNIIGTMAIAAGIGLSKVIKHCGGKVYVYGTPAEETRGGKVTMAEEGVFNHLDVAMMVHPLYRHEKSGSSLAMDAIQFEFFGKPAHAASSPHEGINALDAVIQTFNGINALRQHITPDARIHGIITEGGKAANVVPDYAVAQFYVRAQHRNYLDELLEKVKNCAKAAALATGAKLETSFYELSYDDLNTNEALSNNFTENLLELGISLEEIHEKGSGGSLDMGNVSHVVPSIHPYVQICNEPYACHTKEFREAAMSDQGFEGLMLGAKSMAYTAYDVITKPGLLAQIKQEFEANRR, from the coding sequence ATGAAAGAGCAAATTAATCTTGAAATTGAACAATTACGCGAAACATTTTATAAAATTAGTCAGTTTATTGGTGAAAATCCAGAGTTAGGACACGAGGAATTTAAGGCAGCAAAAATCCTTTCTGAGGAGCTTGTAAACCACGGTTTTCAAGTTAATATGGGCACATCAAACCTACCTACAGCATTTGATGCCCTATATGATAGTGGTTTGCCTGGTCCATCGATCGGCTTTATGGCAGAGTATGATGCTCTCCCTGAAATTGGACATGCTTGTGGGCACAACATAATTGGTACAATGGCAATCGCTGCTGGTATAGGCTTAAGTAAGGTTATCAAACATTGTGGTGGAAAAGTTTATGTCTACGGTACTCCTGCTGAAGAAACGCGCGGCGGAAAAGTAACGATGGCTGAGGAAGGGGTATTTAATCATTTAGACGTTGCCATGATGGTTCACCCTCTTTACCGCCATGAAAAAAGTGGCTCATCCCTTGCTATGGATGCGATTCAATTTGAATTTTTCGGGAAGCCTGCCCATGCAGCATCATCGCCTCACGAAGGAATTAATGCCTTAGATGCAGTGATCCAAACGTTTAACGGTATTAATGCTCTGAGACAGCATATTACTCCTGACGCTCGAATTCATGGGATTATTACAGAGGGCGGGAAAGCAGCAAATGTGGTGCCAGATTATGCAGTAGCTCAATTCTATGTACGGGCGCAGCACCGTAACTACCTTGATGAACTACTTGAAAAAGTAAAAAACTGTGCGAAAGCAGCAGCACTAGCAACAGGGGCTAAATTAGAAACGTCCTTCTATGAACTATCGTACGACGATTTAAACACCAATGAAGCTCTTTCCAATAACTTTACTGAAAACTTACTTGAACTTGGAATTTCTCTTGAAGAAATCCACGAAAAAGGAAGTGGTGGTTCGCTTGATATGGGGAATGTCAGTCATGTTGTTCCTTCCATCCATCCATATGTGCAAATTTGTAACGAGCCTTACGCTTGTCATACAAAGGAATTTAGAGAAGCTGCCATGAGTGATCAAGGCTTTGAGGGTCTAATGCTTGGCGCAAAATCAATGGCGTACACTGCCTATGATGTCATCACAAAACCTGGTCTTTTAGCCCAAATTAAACAAGAGTTTGAAGCAAATAGACGCTAA
- a CDS encoding aldo/keto reductase: MPWFGLGVFKAKEGEEVVSSVKAAIELGYRSIDTAAIYGNEEGVGRAVRESGVAREELFITTKVWNSEQGYESTLAAFDESMKKLGLNYLDLYLVHWPLPAVGKYKDTWRALEKLYKDGRVRAIGVSNFHVPHLKDLMADCEIKPMVNQVEYHPRLTQKELHEFCKENQIQLEAWSPLMQGQLLDEPVLAELGQKYGKSVAQVILRWDLQNEVVTIPKSVNPVRLKENADIFDFELTAEEMSLIDGLNEDRRVGPNPDEFNRE; encoded by the coding sequence ATGCCATGGTTTGGCCTTGGTGTATTTAAAGCAAAAGAAGGGGAAGAGGTTGTTAGCTCTGTTAAGGCAGCCATCGAATTAGGGTACCGCAGTATTGATACAGCTGCTATTTATGGAAATGAAGAAGGAGTAGGTCGAGCGGTTAGAGAATCAGGTGTAGCTCGGGAAGAGTTGTTTATTACGACAAAAGTTTGGAATTCAGAGCAAGGATATGAGTCTACATTAGCTGCATTTGATGAGAGTATGAAAAAATTAGGGTTGAATTATTTAGATCTTTATTTAGTTCACTGGCCATTGCCTGCAGTAGGGAAATACAAAGATACTTGGAGAGCGCTTGAGAAGCTTTATAAAGACGGTAGAGTGCGTGCGATTGGAGTAAGTAACTTTCACGTTCCTCATCTGAAAGATTTAATGGCCGATTGTGAAATTAAGCCGATGGTTAATCAGGTCGAGTATCACCCGCGACTTACGCAAAAAGAGTTGCATGAGTTCTGTAAAGAAAATCAAATTCAACTTGAGGCATGGTCGCCATTAATGCAGGGGCAGTTACTTGATGAGCCAGTGTTGGCCGAGCTTGGTCAAAAATATGGGAAGTCAGTTGCGCAGGTGATCTTGCGTTGGGACCTTCAAAATGAAGTTGTAACAATTCCTAAGTCAGTAAATCCTGTTCGTTTAAAAGAAAACGCAGATATTTTTGATTTTGAGTTAACCGCAGAGGAAATGTCGTTAATCGATGGATTGAACGAGGATCGCCGTGTTGGTCCAAATCCAGATGAGTTTAATCGTGAGTAG
- a CDS encoding SAM-dependent methyltransferase — protein MMTKDQLKAALTVEQFPRSANYDPEWMIENEMGPSSVWLTEFLVEKMDLKPGMKVLDMGCGKAMSSIFLAKEFGVQVWANDLWISATDNLKRIKEAGVDDLVFPIRAEAHALPYAQEFFDAIISVDSYHYYGTDETFLLKFSKLVKPNGQIGIVVPGVKKEFEEDIPERLEPYWDNEWYTFHSPKWWSKLWRRSGVVDIEVADTMPEGWELWLKWETTAKASGRWQRNGDIELLTADDGEYFTFTRMVARRHEELEGRRSPAI, from the coding sequence ATGATGACAAAAGACCAGTTGAAAGCCGCCTTAACGGTGGAACAGTTTCCTCGCTCAGCTAACTATGATCCTGAGTGGATGATTGAAAATGAAATGGGACCTAGTTCAGTCTGGCTAACAGAATTTTTAGTTGAAAAAATGGATTTAAAGCCAGGTATGAAAGTATTGGATATGGGCTGTGGCAAAGCGATGAGCTCGATTTTTTTAGCCAAAGAGTTTGGGGTGCAAGTGTGGGCCAATGACCTTTGGATTAGTGCCACTGACAATTTGAAGCGAATTAAGGAAGCTGGAGTAGATGATTTAGTTTTTCCAATTCGCGCCGAAGCCCATGCCTTGCCATATGCCCAGGAGTTTTTTGATGCAATTATTAGTGTTGACTCATATCACTATTATGGAACAGACGAGACATTTTTGCTGAAATTTTCCAAACTAGTAAAACCTAATGGGCAAATCGGTATTGTTGTTCCGGGTGTAAAGAAAGAATTTGAAGAGGATATTCCTGAAAGGCTAGAACCGTATTGGGATAATGAATGGTATACGTTCCACTCGCCAAAATGGTGGTCAAAGCTTTGGAGAAGATCTGGTGTTGTTGATATCGAAGTTGCTGATACAATGCCAGAAGGTTGGGAATTGTGGCTGAAATGGGAAACGACGGCAAAAGCCTCGGGTCGTTGGCAAAGAAATGGCGACATTGAGTTACTAACGGCTGACGATGGCGAATATTTTACGTTTACAAGAATGGTAGCGAGAAGGCATGAAGAATTAGAGGGAAGACGCTCGCCGGCAATCTAA
- a CDS encoding YjcZ family sporulation protein, which produces MYHYGAPQAMPMQMPTAGRGTGGFTLIVVLFILLVVVGSAYIK; this is translated from the coding sequence ATGTATCACTACGGCGCACCACAAGCTATGCCAATGCAAATGCCAACAGCAGGTCGTGGCACAGGCGGCTTTACGTTAATCGTTGTATTGTTTATCCTACTAGTTGTTGTAGGATCAGCTTATATTAAGTAA
- a CDS encoding iron-containing alcohol dehydrogenase family protein yields the protein MLTPVTSVPIPAILEINKGVLTHLGDILQKYNFQNVVILFDDFTFDTFKDDAEKSLETIEADMVMLPTNLDIQDLIKLAFTMPRYDVVIAMGGGSVIDYGKYIAYSRRSPFISIPTSASNDGFASSNCSIHVDGKKTTVPAKVPFGIIADLEIIQHAPTHLLLAGIGDLMSNITALYDWEFEEKNGVSHVNAFAAMLSKKAVNSFIRTPMEDIKNPIFLKELISSATMGGIATAISGNSSPISGSEHLISHALDKTAAKPVMHGIQVGVATYIMANVQNHRADRMKKVFERTGFFEYVKNLGLQKNEYIEAIKLAPSIKPNRFTFLHDPTYQEKAIQFVKEDQLLQSILQ from the coding sequence ATGCTAACTCCTGTTACCTCAGTACCGATTCCAGCTATATTAGAAATTAACAAAGGGGTTCTCACTCACCTAGGTGATATCTTACAGAAATACAACTTTCAGAACGTTGTTATTTTATTTGACGACTTTACATTCGACACTTTTAAGGATGATGCTGAAAAATCTTTAGAAACCATTGAAGCTGATATGGTGATGTTGCCCACAAATCTTGATATTCAAGATTTGATTAAACTAGCATTCACCATGCCACGTTATGATGTTGTCATTGCCATGGGTGGAGGTTCCGTTATTGATTACGGGAAGTACATTGCCTACTCTAGAAGAAGTCCCTTCATAAGTATCCCTACATCCGCATCGAATGACGGCTTTGCAAGTTCTAACTGCTCGATCCATGTGGACGGTAAAAAAACAACGGTTCCTGCAAAAGTACCTTTTGGTATTATCGCTGATTTAGAAATTATTCAACATGCACCTACGCATTTGTTATTAGCTGGAATTGGCGATTTAATGAGCAACATCACCGCTCTATACGACTGGGAATTTGAAGAGAAGAATGGTGTAAGTCATGTGAATGCTTTTGCTGCCATGTTAAGTAAAAAGGCAGTCAATAGCTTTATCCGAACACCAATGGAAGATATTAAAAACCCGATTTTTCTAAAAGAACTAATAAGTTCAGCAACAATGGGTGGAATTGCTACTGCCATTAGCGGGAATAGTTCCCCGATTAGTGGCTCTGAACATCTGATTTCACATGCCCTAGATAAAACTGCGGCTAAACCAGTCATGCACGGTATTCAAGTCGGAGTAGCTACCTACATTATGGCTAATGTTCAAAACCACCGAGCGGATCGAATGAAGAAGGTCTTTGAGCGCACTGGATTTTTTGAATATGTCAAAAATCTTGGTTTACAAAAAAATGAGTACATCGAGGCAATTAAACTAGCACCAAGCATCAAACCAAATCGTTTTACATTTCTTCATGATCCCACTTACCAAGAAAAAGCAATCCAATTTGTTAAGGAAGATCAGCTACTACAGTCGATCTTACAATAG
- a CDS encoding MtnX-like HAD-IB family phosphatase, translating into MKKWAFVSDFDGTISKKDFYWLVIEKYFPEGQELYHKWKRAEMLDIDFLSEVFASIHQEEEQIIADILSIPIDEHVPSFIKKVQENNGDFYVLSAGTDYYIYHILKKYGIDNVKVFSNEGQYREKNVYMNIDETHRHFSKRYGIDKSKVILELKEQYEHVYFAGDSEPDSHPAAYADITFAKDALQDILKEKAIPCVAVETFEEIEAYLRSKGVLL; encoded by the coding sequence ATGAAAAAATGGGCGTTTGTATCTGATTTTGACGGAACAATTTCAAAAAAGGACTTTTACTGGTTAGTGATTGAAAAATATTTCCCTGAAGGTCAGGAATTATATCATAAATGGAAGCGTGCGGAGATGTTAGATATTGATTTCTTAAGTGAGGTTTTTGCTTCCATTCATCAAGAAGAAGAACAGATTATTGCTGATATCCTTTCTATCCCAATTGACGAACATGTCCCAAGTTTTATTAAGAAAGTCCAAGAAAATAACGGTGACTTTTATGTATTAAGCGCAGGTACTGATTATTATATTTACCACATCCTAAAAAAATACGGCATCGACAACGTTAAGGTATTTTCAAACGAAGGTCAGTACCGTGAAAAAAATGTCTACATGAACATTGATGAAACGCACCGTCATTTCTCAAAACGGTATGGAATTGATAAATCAAAGGTGATCCTAGAATTAAAAGAACAATACGAGCATGTCTATTTTGCCGGTGATAGTGAGCCTGATAGTCACCCGGCCGCTTATGCTGATATAACGTTTGCTAAGGATGCATTGCAGGACATTCTTAAGGAAAAAGCGATCCCGTGTGTAGCCGTCGAGACGTTTGAGGAAATTGAAGCTTACTTACGTTCTAAGGGAGTGCTTTTGTAA
- a CDS encoding kinase-associated lipoprotein B: MSQTFEVGQLVTGIYKTGKYIGEITMIKEPNYVMRVLAVINHPTQGDLHNPKQVEGVFFHERRALAHREQVNIPAVYVKPFEGEVPTYDESLRAALDKEFAELEADGSPFALKSIETLRGLEKDYFK, from the coding sequence ATGAGTCAAACATTTGAAGTTGGACAACTTGTGACAGGCATTTACAAAACAGGAAAATACATAGGCGAGATTACGATGATCAAAGAACCAAACTATGTGATGAGAGTACTTGCTGTCATTAATCACCCTACCCAAGGCGATTTACATAACCCAAAACAAGTCGAAGGTGTATTCTTCCATGAACGAAGAGCACTCGCTCACCGTGAACAAGTAAACATCCCAGCCGTCTACGTAAAGCCATTCGAAGGTGAAGTACCTACCTACGATGAGTCCTTACGAGCAGCATTAGATAAAGAATTTGCCGAACTAGAAGCCGATGGCTCCCCATTCGCCCTAAAATCAATTGAGACGCTAAGAGGATTAGAGAAAGACTACTTCAAGTAA
- a CDS encoding exodeoxyribonuclease III: protein MKLISWNVNGLRACVKKGFLDYFHEMDPDMFSVQETKLQEGQIELDLPGYFQYWNYAEKKGYSGTAIFTKVEPMSVSYGIGIEEHDQEGRVITLEFEKFYLINVYTPNAKRDLTRLPYRLQWEDDFRDYLVGLEKTKPIVVCGDLNVAHMEIDLKNAKSNQGNSGFTDEERGKMTQLLETGFVDSFRHFYPDRDDVYTWWSYMSKVRERNIGWRIDYFVVSNLLKKHLVNADIHCEILGSDHCPIVLELNM, encoded by the coding sequence ATGAAACTTATTTCTTGGAATGTTAATGGCCTTAGGGCGTGTGTGAAAAAGGGTTTTTTAGACTATTTTCATGAAATGGATCCAGACATGTTTTCTGTACAAGAAACAAAATTACAAGAGGGTCAGATAGAGCTAGATTTACCTGGCTATTTTCAATATTGGAATTACGCAGAGAAAAAAGGGTATTCAGGAACCGCAATTTTTACCAAAGTAGAACCAATGAGTGTTAGTTATGGAATTGGGATAGAAGAACATGACCAAGAGGGACGAGTAATTACGTTAGAATTTGAAAAATTCTACTTAATTAATGTATATACGCCAAATGCGAAACGAGATTTAACGAGGTTACCATACCGCCTTCAATGGGAAGATGATTTCCGTGATTACCTAGTAGGATTGGAGAAAACGAAACCAATCGTTGTCTGTGGTGACTTAAATGTAGCTCATATGGAAATCGATTTGAAAAATGCCAAGTCAAACCAAGGGAATTCAGGGTTTACAGACGAAGAGCGAGGGAAGATGACTCAGCTACTTGAGACAGGCTTTGTTGACTCGTTTCGTCACTTTTACCCAGACCGTGATGATGTTTACACGTGGTGGTCGTATATGAGTAAGGTGAGAGAGCGGAATATTGGGTGGAGAATTGACTACTTTGTTGTTTCAAACCTCCTAAAAAAACATTTAGTCAATGCCGATATTCATTGTGAAATCTTAGGTAGCGATCACTGTCCAATTGTCCTTGAACTAAATATGTAA
- a CDS encoding branched-chain amino acid aminotransferase — protein MSATVVEIVKASYLKTKPNDETLGFGRTFTDHMLVMDYSVATGWTHPRITPYEPITLDPAAVIFHYGQTAFEGMKAYRTDDNRILLFRPEKNFQRLNASCERLSMPAVDEAEVLEYLKQLLIVEQDWVPSSPGTSLYIRPFIIATEAFLGLAASKEYKLVVILSPVGSYYQNGIQPISIKVEEHYTRAARGGTGAAKTAGNYCATFNAQTKAAQEGYSQVLWLDANEKKYVEEVGSSNVFFKINGEVITPELNGSILPGITRLSVIEMLRSWGIPVVERKVSIEEIFRYDDEGLLEEVFGTGTAAVISPIGELEWQGRKLHINDHQIGEVTQKLYDTLTGIQTGKVTDPYNWTVEVK, from the coding sequence ATGAGTGCGACTGTAGTTGAAATTGTAAAAGCATCATACTTAAAAACAAAACCAAATGACGAGACCCTTGGTTTTGGAAGGACATTTACTGATCATATGCTTGTTATGGATTATTCGGTAGCGACTGGTTGGACTCATCCGCGAATTACACCGTATGAACCAATTACACTTGATCCAGCTGCAGTCATATTTCATTACGGTCAAACTGCGTTTGAAGGAATGAAGGCTTATCGAACAGACGACAACCGTATTTTATTATTTAGACCAGAGAAAAACTTTCAGAGGCTAAATGCTTCTTGTGAAAGACTTAGTATGCCAGCTGTTGATGAAGCTGAAGTTCTAGAGTACTTAAAGCAACTTCTGATTGTGGAACAAGACTGGGTACCATCATCACCTGGTACATCGCTCTATATTCGCCCGTTTATTATTGCAACAGAAGCATTCTTAGGCTTGGCTGCTTCTAAAGAATATAAATTGGTTGTCATTTTATCACCAGTAGGCTCATATTACCAGAATGGAATACAGCCAATCAGTATTAAAGTTGAAGAGCACTATACCCGAGCAGCTCGTGGTGGAACAGGAGCGGCGAAAACTGCCGGAAACTATTGTGCGACATTTAATGCCCAAACAAAGGCTGCACAAGAAGGTTACTCTCAGGTATTATGGTTAGATGCCAATGAGAAAAAATATGTAGAAGAGGTTGGCTCTAGTAACGTGTTCTTTAAGATCAACGGAGAGGTCATTACGCCAGAGTTAAATGGTAGTATTTTGCCTGGAATTACAAGATTGTCAGTGATCGAGATGCTCCGCTCTTGGGGGATACCAGTCGTCGAAAGAAAGGTTTCGATTGAAGAAATTTTTCGTTATGATGATGAAGGATTACTTGAAGAAGTTTTTGGTACTGGAACGGCTGCGGTCATTTCACCAATTGGTGAACTAGAATGGCAAGGACGCAAGCTTCATATTAATGATCATCAAATCGGCGAAGTAACCCAGAAACTATACGATACTTTAACCGGGATCCAAACAGGAAAAGTGACTGATCCATACAATTGGACAGTTGAGGTGAAATAA
- a CDS encoding DMT family transporter: MSKLFTYSLLVFVMFTWGLNIVAIKYMVTYLPPIAMQGIRIFVAGLAALIVLYFLRDLRKLTRSEWKLALMAAVFGQLGHHTFLALGLAGTTATNGGLILGLIPLTTVIMTMIFLRERPTWLRFFGIFLGFLGVAMVVLQIGEGIGAVSRGDLFIFISMVSQAFSFILIRKITVTLSPRQLTAILLLIGSLMTTSASFIFEGNVVSAIVGKPSMVWVVFFFSAIIATGLGHIFYNLAIQQIGAGETAIFNNLVPFFTLVGAFLFLKEAILLAQVIGFILIVIGVFLGTGYLEMKTKDKLKYKKTG; encoded by the coding sequence CTGTCTAAATTATTTACTTATAGTTTACTAGTGTTTGTCATGTTTACGTGGGGATTAAATATTGTCGCCATTAAATATATGGTTACCTATTTACCTCCGATCGCGATGCAGGGAATACGAATTTTTGTCGCAGGCTTGGCTGCATTAATTGTCCTTTATTTTTTGAGAGATCTCCGGAAATTGACCAGAAGTGAATGGAAATTAGCTCTTATGGCAGCGGTTTTTGGTCAGCTCGGTCACCATACGTTCTTAGCACTAGGATTAGCTGGTACAACAGCCACAAATGGTGGGTTAATTCTTGGTTTGATACCTTTGACTACAGTGATAATGACGATGATCTTCTTAAGAGAACGTCCAACATGGTTGAGGTTCTTCGGGATTTTCCTTGGCTTCTTGGGAGTAGCAATGGTTGTATTACAAATTGGTGAGGGTATCGGAGCAGTTTCTAGAGGTGATTTGTTTATTTTCATCTCAATGGTATCCCAGGCATTTAGCTTTATCCTTATCAGAAAAATCACTGTGACATTATCACCACGCCAATTGACTGCCATCCTTTTGTTAATTGGATCTCTGATGACGACAAGCGCAAGTTTTATTTTTGAAGGAAATGTTGTTAGCGCGATTGTTGGAAAGCCAAGTATGGTTTGGGTTGTGTTTTTCTTTTCAGCAATTATTGCGACTGGACTCGGGCATATCTTCTATAATTTAGCCATCCAACAAATTGGAGCTGGTGAAACGGCGATATTTAATAATTTAGTTCCGTTTTTTACATTAGTAGGAGCGTTTCTGTTTTTGAAAGAGGCCATTCTTTTAGCTCAAGTAATTGGATTTATTTTAATTGTCATAGGTGTGTTTCTCGGAACAGGTTATTTAGAAATGAAAACGAAAGATAAGTTGAAATATAAGAAAACAGGTTAG